From Daucus carota subsp. sativus chromosome 6, DH1 v3.0, whole genome shotgun sequence:
TCGGTGTGTTGCTAGTAATGGAAACACTAAGTGCCTTTTTGCATGCCTTGCGTCTGCACTGGGTAGAGTTTCAAAACAAGTTCTATGAGGGGGATGGTTACAAGTTTTATCCTTTCTCATTTGCATTAGTAAGCGAGGAGGAGGAATAAAAAATGTTGGAGCAGTTTTGCAGACTCTGCTCAAGTACAAATTTGTATTGATTCTTTCTTTCATTCAGATCACCTTGCTTAGAGAAAGGCATGCGTGCTCTACTTTATAAGATGCAGCTTTCTGAAGTGTGCCTGGTTACCCCTTCATTTTAAACCcatatttataagtcaaatAAGCAGCTACCGCTGTACCTGCAATGGGGTATGTAGActgtatttataaaattgtatgttATGGCTGGGGAGTATCAGCTTTCTTAGTGAAAGTAATATGAGTTCACTTGCGTTGTATGTAATAGACTGAATCAACAAGCTCCCcaatagttaattattaattaaggaATTTGCTTCTTGTTAGAATGTCACTTTCAGTTATTAGCTGACTTACTCTGGTTTTGTGACCCAAAATTAAATGGCAACATGGAAGCTCAGTTTAGTTAGATATATTCCTTTTCAAATGAGTTCATTCTTTAgacaattataaattttgtctAACGCCCATGTTCATAATCAATAtcaattttgattattttcttattatttcaATTGCAGACAAGTATTCTGGATTGGAGCGGTGTATTTAGCaaaaattagtaaatttagGTGGTCGGATGTCGAAGACTCTAAGTATAGCCAAAAGGCCTCTGTATATACCAGGATATCATATACCCGTAACTCTGTGTTTTTATATAGCTTCGCTTTTCAAGTATGCCCTGATGTGTGTTTATATAACTTcgctttttaatttatatttgcaATACATATTTGAACTTCTTTGCGATGGAGACATGGGGCACCCTCTTTTCTACTGAGAGGCCTAGCTCTAACTCTGTACAACGATGGCTATAGAACATGGAAGCAGGACCATTCAATGATTCTTCAAATAAACCTTTTAAGAAATGTATCTAGATCAGTTTGAGCTGTTGGTCAGCACTGCACAACAGCTCACAACATCATCTCTCTAATAGAGAGTATCAAGCAATTTTATCATCCTATTAAGATGATTTTGAGCAAATAAGAGAGAATATTTCTGAGGAGAATCCTCAAGACAATGTGGACTCCTGGTTatcttctcatttttttttataatcatgGATGAAGCATTGGCCAAATTTAGATAGGAGTATCTAACTGTGCTTGGAAGCAATGTCGAATCTCTCACCCCCTCATAAATCTATGAAGCCATCAATGATGTCTATAAAGTTCAATTTAAAGCCTTTAACTACATGGGAAGAGCTACAGATCATGATCTTGGTCAAACACAGAAAGAGTTTGTTCTGGAACAAAAGAACCTTTATGATGCTAGAGAGGTTGAGCTATTTAACTTGAAGTTTCGACTTGATAACATTGCCACTGAAAAGAAATATGTTGCGGCTGCTCTAACAACTCCTCTTCCATCTTCATCAATGCCCACATCTTCTCCTCTCCCAAAAGATCAAGAAGTTCTAGCTCTGGCAATTGATATCTCTGATATCAAGAAATCTAGTCTCTTCTAGAAGATTCTATAAATAAGTTGGAGAACAATGTTGCTATGACTCAACATGATGTCAAGGAGCTGATTGGCTCCCAAAATGCATTCCAAATGAAGACCAATTTGGGAAGTTAAGTGTTAAGTGATATAATGAGCTGATTGGCTCCCAAAATGAAGATCAAATGAGCTTAGCACTGATATAATATTAAGtgtccatttttttttaaaggtgTTGGGAAGAAGAATTTCCCGTTGGATCATACCGTAATCTCTGATTGATTGCTGCAAATAACATCATCAACTCCGGCAAATAATTTTGAAGTATTTATAAGCTATCAACTCTTTAAACTAATCGTAGTCTATGTTATTTTTGTAGAAACGTACGTAGTTGTGCATGCATCATTGTCATCTaaatatatgtgataaattctCTCGCGCTTCCTTAATTCAGTGGCCAACTTGAGCCATTAGGAGTTTTATTTCTGCAAACTTTTGAATAGAGATGTTTTTTCTGCAACTTGAACTCAAAGGGCTGTCATATATGCAAGAGAGCCCATCATCAATATGGTTGAAGCTTAAATTGACTTCATGGCGATGAatgaaacaaacaaaaataactGGCCTAGTAAAACAAAGTTTGTATTATGGTCAATATATGAAATTGACTTCACTGAAGCAGATAAGAAATCCTATACGAGTTATGACAATTCCCAGCAGACCAGCAAATTAACTGCGTGTATTCGTATAAGCTACTGCAGATCTGAACTCCTAATGAGCTGCATATGTTGTttgcaaatataaaataattttcaatgtGAAAAAGCAGATTGCAACTACAGGAGGATCATATATGGCCATGGTCATTATAAGTACAATCCTTTAGTGCGGCGTAGTATGAGCTGCAACAACAGTCGAAACCATGGAATCCACTCCACAAACATTAGGACCCTTGCAAATCTTGTAGTATCCTTGTTCTCCCCAAGTTTCACCCCAGGAGTTCTTTATGATCCAGTAAGGCTTTTGCTTCATTCGGATGGGAGAAAATCCTGACTCACCATAGCCAACCAATAGTACACCATGGTCCAAATTCTTTGAGCATACAAATGGGCATGAAACTCCCCCAATATACGTCTGCATGTAGACGGCATTTATAGCCACTGCAAACCCAAGCATGTTAATTAATGTATTATACAGAGTACAATCAGTCAAATGAAAGATGCGAAGAAAGGAAAAGGAAAGTATAGATGATCACAAGACAATATCAGGTGACCTAAGAGTTTGTATACCAGCAAGAGGACCATTTTGGACAAGATTTGCAGCAATCTGGTCTTCGTCAAGGGAGACAACACTGAAGTTGTGAACAGATGCCACAATCTTGCTTTTGTCGAGTTTGCAGGCTCCCTTGTCAGTGCCAGTGTAAGGATAGTCCTCTTCTCGCATAAGTCCACCTGTTTTCAGTGTGTACTCAAAAGCGGTATTCATCAGGCCTCCATTGCACCCTGCGTCACATGATGAGGGTTCTTCTGGATCACACTGCATAATACGCAAGCTCAAAATTACATAAATAAcataaatatgaaaaacaaataGATAGATAATCTAACAACATATATAAACCAGAAGAAGAACACAGAAACAGAAGAAAGGTATTGAAACCTCATGATCACAATCAATAAGCTGCTGCTCACTCAAGGTCTCAAGTTTGCCAGTTGCAAGGAAATTGGCACCTTCCAAGGCTCCTGTTGTACTGAACGACCAGCATGATCCGCATGAACCCTAGAAGAATTACAAACAATTCCCATATATAATTAAGTATGTATATTAATTTGAGTAGTAGTATATTGTcgaaatatagcataagatcctTTTGAGGTATTTTTCTGACATattaagattttagatggacCGGTTCTCAACATGATATTATAATAGAACACTGGTTTGGCTGAGGTCTCAAGTTCGAGCCCAAGTAGAACGAAATAATTACCTGATTTTTGACAGGGGTAACGGCCCCATGGTCTCTCCAATCAAAACTAGCAGGAAGATCCTGAGTAGGAAGTATAGGAGCCTTGGTAGCATCTTTGGGAAACTGAAGAGGCCTCAACCCTAAATGCTTCTCTGCAAACTCATCCGGAGTCATATCCGAGAACTGTGTCACCCCATGCACAGCAGTGGGATCAGCTTCCTGGTGAAGCTCCGCACGCCTCAAATTCGCCTTAAACACCGAAAATCTATAGCCATGCTCCTCCTTGGATCCATATGACTTGCCGAACTTGTTTTTGAAGTGGGAAAAGTGATGATGCACGTCGTCGTCGCTGTCCACCACAACTTGACGGATCAGAGTGTGGGCTGGAACCAGCGTTGCGATGAGGAGAGAGATGAGAAAGAAGAGAGAGAGTTTGTGAGACATGATTAAGTGATAATGTGGTAAGTGCTTATAGCCAGAGATGCATGGTGGGTATAAATAGGGAGATAGATAAATGGTATGGTGTATATTGGTGTGGTATGATGTGCTGCAGAAGCTAATTACatgtattattgttagtgtTGAGTATGGGGAAGAAGGAGTGAGCAACAAGGCAGGCAATAAGAGAGATTACCACGTCACTCAAccatttttgtttgttaatctcatcatcttatatagattattaaatttttatcatgcAATTTATAGAGTAATGCCACTGTTTCACATGGGTTGTCCCGGATGGTTAGACAGTGACGTTTAAGACTCGTTGACGTTCCACTAATTGCATCcagaaatatttgaattttaatgcTTGATAAATCTTGGTATTTACAATCCAAGACAAGAATAAATTAGTTGTGATGTACACTGGACTGATGAACGAGTTTAATTGATCTCCATCTCATAGGATGGATCTTCCTTCTGTTCTGTTGGGATTTTCTGTTTCAACGGTAACACTCTCTGTCCCGTTTCCAATTTCAACTTGTCATAGCTGTTGGTTTAATTCAGCGTAAAGTAGATTTGTGATTTGGGAGGGtgaatataaaacaaaatgtatatttaaattaagcaagaatctttatttttagaattctggtcaaaaatattaacagaaacattttcaattatttaaaaactTGGCTAAACATGTTTAAGAAAAGGCCATGAGAGTCGCAATTCCAATACATAATATCCCAAATGTCActgttttggaaaaaaaaaaaaaaaagctcccATTGTTATTtcaaaacacaacttcaatttgcatttttcttttcaatcaaaaatgtAACATCACGTTTTCCTCAAAATGAAagatgaaaaatgtaatatagtGTTACGTTTTTCTCAAAACGGAAGACGAAATTACATTTTGAGGGTGAAAGACACCGTTTCAAGTTGAGtttacaaaaaatttgaaaaacaaaaaatattccGTGAAACAAAACACAAACCGAAGTTACGTTTTGACATATTAAAACACAACTTGAAGTtgcattttgattatatttataaaaaaacataaatgaaTGACGAAGTTgcgttttgttttatattttttttaaaaaaatataaacacaaGACGAAATTGTGTTTTATAGTGACCTTCATATTCTTTCTCCGTGTGAAAATAACATATGGGGCCAACATCCCGTTAAAAATTGATGAAAGATATtgctaataaataaaatttactgtAAGATTTTTCGACTTTCCGTGACAATTTTTGTCGTCATTAAAAATTGCGTGGTGAAATTATGCCAAACCTATTAAGAATTATTGTTAAATTTCACATAATCCATCAATCTGttattatattgaaatattgtattaaacttataaaaaaaattaaaataataatatctccCACTATCCCAAAATAAAtgtcgttttgactttttttcacgtaatttgagatgcaaaaaaatcatacttctaaatattattttacaaattttatttttctgaataaaagtttaacatctatattttttattcagaaaaaaaagtatttgaaaaataatgtgtagaaatatgtttttcttGCACTTTAAATGACGTGCAGAAAGTCAAAgcgacacttattttgggacggaaggagtgtattatatttctaaatttagTTATATCATATACGTCTATATTTGGGGAATCATATTTTCCCAGACATTTGGGAATTCTATTTTCAATTTGTTATAATATTCGGATtaaaaaacatcaaaatttaTCTAGAGAATGTAAACTCGCATGATAGAAGAATTGAAAAATTGGACAACAGAAAAGCTTGCAGAAAACAGGATGACAAATTGTTCACACTGGCAAACAATAGTTTTTACGTTCCTTCAACTTCACTCCAAAGAGTGGAAACTAGATGGTAATGGCACACACTTTATCTGCAGTATGTGAGTTAGGTTTCCTCCCTTTTTTATCCTCCATACTTGAAAGCAGTTGTATAAAGGGAGGAGGCATTTGGCAACTTGGAACCATGGCCACACATACAATAATGCTTCTATGAATTGTTAGTCTTGAACAGCCAAATTCCATTCATTTCTCGACATTTATAGTGAATCATTAACTTATCAATTATTTATTcagtctttctaatgtgtgcctaagggcacacaataagcaacAACTCTCGTGAAAAAGACTTTTTTTGATTGGTGGGAATACAAGGGGgccattaacatttattatccatccaccaatcaaaagctagtattttcataggagttagtgactattatgtgttcatgggcacaccatagaaaattcgttatTCTACATATGAAGGATTTACTGTACAAAAAAACATCAAGATACCAGTCTACCAGACTATGAAAAAGCGTTTTCCAATCTAATATATCTCTATAACTAATGTTTAGGTATGCCATAAACCACATTTGTTGCATCTGTTTGTCGTCCAAATCCACAAAGACCAACAGTGTCGTGGAAGAATGTCATATTAATAGTCCCATATGAACCGGAATGATATTGATAATTTGAAATTAGTGTACAAGACTACTTTTAAAGGAATTGAGCACGACGAAACCTCGTATAAGTTTATCATGTGCTCTAGAGTTTATTTCAGATTACGCTAAGATTAGCTCAGAGCTTACTTACATAAAGATACTTAAACAATTTTTTGCTGACAGAGCTAGAGAGGAGCCAGGAGAGCTTTACACCATGCAAGACTTtacctatatatacatattataattaaCATACTGATTTGGTGCTCTGCCAGAAGAGCTCGAGTGAGAAGGCCTTTACACCACGCCAGAGTTTACCTATACATGTAAATCGAAACAAACTCAATTTGCGCTTTCAGTGATGAGAGCTAGAGTAAGCAGACCTTTACAATTTAAGGCTTACCAATGAGATGTAGTGGTATTAGCTGCCGAGAAGCAGAACATACCGATTAAGAACAATAGTATTAGTATCAGAACAAACACGCAGAAAACATTGCGGCTATAGTATCTCTGGCAACTACACCAATGTCTATTAACTTTTTTCCCGCAGCTGTAACAAAAGTCAGTGCCGCATCtacattcaaaataaaataacctATTAGTTCTCCCACATAACACACTACGTTAATATTTCtgtttaataaatcaaaaaatggCTGCCATCCATAAACAGAAAAAGACGAGTTATACACCATAGAGCATCTGTTTTGCTTTTGCTACGAGTGAAAAAAGAATACAAGGAAACATCTGAGATGTACCTTTAACTTAATATGTTTATGACCGAAGAAAGTACTATCAGCATCAGGTAATGGTCTTAGATTAGGTCCAACACATTTTAACACAACAGCTATTCCGTTACCTTCCCAAGTTCTCCTCAACTACTACAGAGAGTTGGCCCTGATGAACAAGTGAAAAGGTTCGTAGAGTGAACGATCTCATGGCAATGAAAAGAAGTTTCAGATAGTATACCCGCTTTCGTGGTATAACCCTCACCAAACTAAAGGTCATCCTACTCCAACAGCTAGCAATTCTGATTAGAAGACGCCAAAACCAAAGTAAACATCTTTTTGTAGGCCACGTAGTGAATTTTATGTCACCTCTCCCAAGAAAAAACGAAATGGTTTGTGAAATCTTAGCCTATGAAATATAAGCATAAAACATGTTTACTATGTACAAAACTACAAGAACACCTGTCTATTCGGATAATCAGATCAGTTTCGGATAGGATCCACTGGATCAACTTTCGGTTATCCTATATTTTGACACTGTTCGTTTCAGATCGGATCTAATTTGGTTTGGTTGCAATTTCAGACCTAGCCTGAAGACCTCATGACAAGTGCCATGGATGACTAAGGCCGACAAGAGcttttatgatattttgaaTAGGCCAGGGGCCAGGGCAAGAGAGCTCGCCTCTAGGAGCGGCAAGCATTAGGGTGCTGACCTAGACTGAAGAGCTCATGACAAGGGCCAACAAGAGCTTCTATGATACTTTGAATAGTGAAACATTCTAGAGAGTCTCGAGATCTTTCAAGATGCTCCAGAATACAGGGAACATGGTGGATTTGGACCTTTCCACAGGTGGCTGAATGGTAGAAGATACGACTAGAAGCCTTGAGATCTTTGTGGAACATTGTCGAAGCTTCTACTAGCCTAGTGACTCGAGTAGCTTCCTGAGAACTCTTGAACTCATCTTATGCAACATTTTTACTGACATACACTAGATTACAGAAGTATATATACATTCCAGAATCCTCCCTTACCGAGCTGGGTCACCTTTAAGCAGATTAACACCTCTCAGTTGGATGTATAGTTTGACATCTATTGTGTActacaaaaattaattaatctaaGATCATGTATACTTTCCCCTAACTTGCGTGTTTTCCTTGGTCTTAGCGTGACTAAGTTCGTGTGGTGCTTAAGTCTAAGTAACGTCTACTGGTTCACAAGCATGACAAAACACTAGACACAGGCATTCCTAACTTAGTAGTTTAAAGGACTTGACATTGAGCTAACAGAAGCTCATCCCAATTAGTCACAACAAACTTAATGATACCAGTTAAAGACAAGATTCACATATCAAAACACACCATACTTATATAGAGAGTTACCTGCATTTAACAATGGAACAACCCGAGATCAGCTCAACAAAATGGTGACAAACTGGACACCTCTTCCACTTCTTTCTCTCCGCAAGCACGCCAAAAGCAACATCATTCCTATCCCTCAACTCCCTACCCTCTTCACACCTATACCCAGCATGCCACGCAATTTTACACGAAAAGCAAAACAACTTCTTGCACTTGGGACACTTACTTTGCTTCACAGACCCACCACACTCATTCACAATCAAAACAGAACAATCCCTATTAGGACAATAACACCTATCAAACCCCAAAACAGCAAATTCACAAAGCAAGTCACACCATTTATCAAACAGGTGATGCCCAATAACTAGTCTACAAGCAAGAGGGTCCAGAAAGTGCTCACAATTCACAGCTGGGCACTTGATTAAACACACCCTATCATCAATTTTCACTTGAATATACTTCACTATACACTCTACACAATATGGGTGAGCACACTTCTCTTGATTCTTGAACTTTTTGTTGGGTAAACAAATGGGTTCAATACAGATTTCACAAGTCATGGCTGACCCATCATCGTCTTGGGGATTTTCCGGGCTTTCGGTGGCTCTCTGCTGTGTATTTCCCATTCTATGTACGCAGTACGCACATACACTTTGCAAATAGACTAATACTAGATTTTATATGCAGTAATCTATACGgtataatttttggtttggtactcttcTTCCCCATAACTACAACTACAAGCCTACCACACTTAGAGCTCTATTACTCTTAGATTGTAAACAGTTtgaaatactaaaatattcatgataatttattatttggtaTTCCCCGCAACTACAAATTTACCACGTATTATTACTCTTTTTAaatagtttcaaatactaaaaacactcatgataatatattatcatataatatttcataaaagaatataatgttgttaaaaataaaattacgaactatattaTCACCCGTGTTTTGTACGGATTAAAAGCTAGTAATATATTAGAGTGGAAATTCACGAAAgcatttgaatattattttttatctacttgcagtaagataaagagATGGTTTAATTCCTCAAGTGTGACGAAAAGAGTGGTTGAGATCACAAGCTCTTTACTCCCGGAATATATTAACCAAAAGTGAACGTAattactaataatttttttaccaaaagcggaaaatttattaaacgattgtgaaacaaaaacaatttaaaCATATAATCGTGTTGTTTTCGGATCACTTAacacattaaatatttaaattcgttaatcatcaatatatatatataaaggaggatgcgggcgtctctagaatcgTTCGATTCAgccttctaatttttcttaaatttcagagAAAATagagttataattaaaaaaaatagtttcaagaattctaaaagtaatacaagtGTTTTATTTATCCTATTCTAACAATAATACCCTACCatctaaaaaaatcataaaagtaatagaattcttatttttaactacatattaatataatattgtccAGGTAACGACATTAATTAATGAGACATCCAAGATACAGCCATAGAAAGTCACCGGTATCGCCAAGAAGCTGGAAGAAGTGCGAGCTATTTTAGGCCAAACCATTCCGTTTCACTCTCTCAAGCTCCATCGTAAAATCCTAATTCTTCACACCACTCAAtctcacatatatgtatatgacttTTGTTTAATCTTCACCTGCACTTCCGGAATTACAGAGAGAACCCCAAGATATTTCCAAGGAAAAGGCTAGATTAGCTGCTGAGCATGTGCTACTCCACTTGCTCTCTCTCATTCTCTATTTGATTTCTTGCGCACATATAAATTTTCTTACAAATCTAAACTATTATTCACCATCATTCTTATTTGTGTGGCTCTTTTGTTATTTTTCCAGTGAAGTAAATAaagcgtctctagaattgttcgattcattcttctaatttttcttaaatttcggatataaactataattataattcaaaaaatcaggtttaagaattctaaaagtaatacaattcttttcttattaaattctaaagatgatacaattcttttcttatttaacatttcttattgaattctaaaaatgatacaattctttttttatttagtaattctaaaagaaataggattattctttttttgaactaacaataatagataaaatataatttatatttaagatttgtaagataatatgtacaattcttattttcgataagatatatagaagatgtagttgaattttatattatgaaatttcattttcgataaaatatatagaaaaataatcTAATACTAGGTCCGTAATCATAACTGTGTTTAAGAGTCTAAATAATacacacaaataataaattagagaaCACAATATGTtcgaatcataaaatttattaactgaGCGTGTCtagaattattaaatttagtcttataattttttgaattaaatatcaaattgaaaataaaattataacctAAAAACCAGAgtaaaaaatacaattcttattttcaaaagttataaaacttatattcttattttattaaaaattttcaaatcatAAATCTAACagataattttcttaaattttgaataaaattaaaatctaaaaatggGGTTGAAGGGTTGtgaaggtaatacaattctttttcttattcaagaatcgtaaaaggagtatgattttatttatttaatataacaattattgaaaaaatacaataaaaaaacataattcttattttcgaaagttataaaattatagtcttagtttattaattcttttcaaattatatatataaaaaataattttcttaactttagagtagaaaataaaattaagaatatggaaaataaaattataatctaaaaatcaggttcaagtatTGTGCAGATAAAAGGATTGCAAAGATAGTACAATTCTTTtacttatttaggaatcataaaagagtaggattccatttattcaaaataaaaattatagaacaaatataattaaaaaatataattcttatttttaaaagttataaaaattatatcttattttattagtttttctcaaattatatgcctaaaaatttatatttaagatttgtaaggtaatacgcaCAATTTTTATTtacgatttagtcttataattttcttaattgtCGAATACAAAATATAGGATTGTATagataataatcatttaaaaaactaatagcaaaagaattagaaccataaaagaataataatttttaactgatAAATagtaatcataaaataaaaataattaacaaataaaataggatatataaaataggaaatatatatttatcttatgataatgtaaatgattcttaattagtattgtgtttgacgggcacgggaggcggcccaaactaatttttatctaaataattataaatcttctattagtattatgtttgacgggaaagtggctaaaataattttttatctatgttataatttttttttttgttaaaacggtaccacggttcaaattaatttttatcctgTTATAATccttaattttatcataattagaataatttttattagtattgtgtttgatagtaaggcgactcaaactaatatctaaattataatgttttgttattagtattgtgtttgactcaaactaattataatatattttttattagtgatatgtttaacgagaAGATGACtctgaataatttttatactattataattttaattcgtatcaaaatttataacgccgccgcgaagcgcggcttttttaaCTAGTTTTAAGAATATTACAATCATATTCAAACCTACATCAGCtattataatcatatatcaAGTAATCCAACCTATATCATTTGTGAACATAATAGTATTGTAATTAAAGTCCACATAAATATCATTCGATGTTTAAAACTATCAGTTATATCAACTAATATTGGAGCAACAACCGCccaaaatattaacatttttctATCGTGAAAGGTGAGTGCTTGCGGGATTCACCATTGTACCATATTTGATGTCAGCCATGTGAACCACCTAAAATACAATATAAGTCTttctcaaaaaattaattaataaatgagACGAAGATGGAAGAGCGGAGAAATAGAGCCGGAGATTGAAGAACGGAAAAATAACGGCCGGAACTCTAACATTGAAAGTCGACTCTGCAGATCCTAAGTTTTCGACtgaacataatttttaattattttggagGTAATGGttagaaataaattttcttaaaaagtcaattagttttttttttcctttcagaAACGTATGCTTTTTGAGGAGCGAGTCAAGGATTTCAGACTAAGATACAAAGCTCTGTTTATGTTCCACTCTTTTCCCCATCTGAAATGGTTCATTTCTCATGCAGAATGAAAGCATGACGGTCAAGAATTTCTCAAAACAAGTATTGGATTGATTTAACAAATAGGAGAGTAGTTTCTGTAATTACAGGCAAAATCAGATGATGCCATTGCCTTTTCCTATTTACTTACATAGCTTAAAACTTGCTATACTAAGATCACTCTCACAAAACGCCTCATATCTATATATAGCTCACAGCTTCTAGTGATCAACAATAAATAATAACTAGATCAATGTTCTTATGATCAGAGCTTACTGATCAACAATATTTCTTTTAACTATGGAAATACTTGATACATCCCcaccaatttcttcaaaaatcaCCAATAAGTTGTGCGTAGGCTTCAACCAAGACCGAGGAATGTGGTACCTGAATGTAAAAGATTTGTCAAGGTCCAAAGCAAGCATagcatttatttatatatatggtaTATCAGGcagcatataaattttttgaaagatt
This genomic window contains:
- the LOC108225348 gene encoding E3 ubiquitin-protein ligase RSL1 — encoded protein: MGNTQQRATESPENPQDDDGSAMTCEICIEPICLPNKKFKNQEKCAHPYCVECIVKYIQVKIDDRVCLIKCPAVNCEHFLDPLACRLVIGHHLFDKWCDLLCEFAVLGFDRCYCPNRDCSVLIVNECGGSVKQSKCPKCKKLFCFSCKIAWHAGYRCEEGRELRDRNDVAFGVLAERKKWKRCPVCHHFVELISGCSIVKCRCGTDFCYSCGKKVNRHWCSCQRYYSRNVFCVFVLILILLFLIGMFCFSAANTTTSHW
- the LOC108225089 gene encoding cysteine protease RD19A, which translates into the protein MSHKLSLFFLISLLIATLVPAHTLIRQVVVDSDDDVHHHFSHFKNKFGKSYGSKEEHGYRFSVFKANLRRAELHQEADPTAVHGVTQFSDMTPDEFAEKHLGLRPLQFPKDATKAPILPTQDLPASFDWRDHGAVTPVKNQGSCGSCWSFSTTGALEGANFLATGKLETLSEQQLIDCDHECDPEEPSSCDAGCNGGLMNTAFEYTLKTGGLMREEDYPYTGTDKGACKLDKSKIVASVHNFSVVSLDEDQIAANLVQNGPLAVAINAVYMQTYIGGVSCPFVCSKNLDHGVLLVGYGESGFSPIRMKQKPYWIIKNSWGETWGEQGYYKICKGPNVCGVDSMVSTVVAAHTTPH